CGCGCCCACGTTCCACGTCATCCTGTTCCAACCCGAAATTCCGCCGAACACCGGCAATGTGATCCGCCTCTGCGCCAACACCGGCGCGCGGCTGCACCTGATCGAGCCGCTCGGTTTCGACCTGAGCGACAAGCAGCTCAAGCGCGCCGGCCTGGACTATCACGAATACGCTCGACTGCAGGTCCATCCCGACCTGGACACCGCCCTGCAGGCCATTGCACCCAAGCGTCTGTTTGCCCTGAGTACCCGCGGCAGCGTGCGTTACGACACCCCGCAGTTCGACGATGGCGATGCCTTCCTGTTCGGCCCGGAAACCCGCGGCCTGCCCCAGGACCTGCTCGACGCGCTCCCCGATGGCCGGCGCCTGCGCCTGCCAATGCAGCCGGACAACCGCAGCCTCAATCTGTCCAACACGGTCGCCGTGGTGATGTACGAGGCTTGGCGGCAGCGCGGGTTTGCCGGCGGGGTGTAGTTCGCGTTTGTGCGGCGCACCGGTACCCTGCGCTCCTCGGTCCGTCGGGGGGACGGCGCGGAACCGGCGGCGCTCATTCGCTCCGCCGGTTCCGCGGTGCTCGGCTCGCTTCCAAGCGAGCCCGACAGCCGCACATTGGATGCCTTCTGCCTGGATCAATCAGGGGCGGGCACCATCGCCTCACCCAGAGTGTGTGAGCTTGCCCAGGGAAGAAAACTCCAGACCATCAATATCAGCATGTGCACCGCACATGCCCAAGCCAGTAGCAGTGGGATCAATGCCGCCGGATGAGACTCTCAGCGCATCCACATGTTTCTCGATAGCCACGACGCCTAGTTCGGACTCATAAATCAGCTTTCCGGCTACTGGCTTCATATGCAGCACAAATGTGCAGACATGCTGCATCGACTGGGTACTATGCAGCTCAACCCTGTATCCCTTTGATTCTTCGACGATCGACAGGCCGTCCCTGAAGTCGTCGCGGCAACTACGTCCGGTGCGCGGTTCAGTGCAGAGATCGCTCGGCTGCGAGTACTGGCCTGTCCATGCCTCCCCGTCCCGGTTGCCTGCCAACGCCGCCTGCAGCGCGCAGGCGTGGAAGACCAACGAGAACCACACCAGCGTCTTTGCAAGATTGTTTTTCATTCATCTAACCTCTCGTGCTGGGCGTTGCATGTTGCGCACCTTCCTGGGCCATGCCGGCCAGCGGCCGGCACTACCGATCCGCTCAGAACGCGTTGATGCCCGTCAGCTCCCGCCCGATCACCAGCTGGTGCACGGTTTCGGTGCCTTCGTAGGTGATGACCGATTCCAGGTTCAGCGCGTGGCGGATCGCCATGTGCTCGGTGGTGATGCCGGCACCGCCGAGCAGGTCGCGGCATTCGCGGGCGATGTCGATGGCCATGCGGCAGTTGTTCCACTTGGCCAGGCTGACCTGCTGCGGCTGCAGCTGGCCGGCGTCCTTCAACCGGCCCAGCTGCAAGGCCAGCAGCTGCGCGGTGGTGATGCGCCGGGCCATGTCGGCCAGCTTGATCTGTGCACTCTGCGTGGCAGCCACCGGCCGGCCGAACAGCACGCGCTGCTTGGTGTAGTTCAGCGCCTCGTCCAGGCAGGCCACCGCCGCGCCGATC
This is a stretch of genomic DNA from Stenotrophomonas rhizophila. It encodes these proteins:
- the trmL gene encoding tRNA (uridine(34)/cytosine(34)/5-carboxymethylaminomethyluridine(34)-2'-O)-methyltransferase TrmL — protein: MTAPTFHVILFQPEIPPNTGNVIRLCANTGARLHLIEPLGFDLSDKQLKRAGLDYHEYARLQVHPDLDTALQAIAPKRLFALSTRGSVRYDTPQFDDGDAFLFGPETRGLPQDLLDALPDGRRLRLPMQPDNRSLNLSNTVAVVMYEAWRQRGFAGGV